In Campylobacter concisus, the sequence CTCTTTGACAGCGTCGTATAGGCGTTTGTTGCCATAAAGCACCGCATCTTTTAGAGTGAAATTTTCAAACGCAAACTGATCTTGCCCAAGCACGCCAACTTTTAGTCCATTTTCTATGATGATCTCGCCGCTAGTTGGCTCGATAGCTCCGCTTAAAATTTTTAAAAATGTCGATTTGCCAGCGCCATTTGCACCGATTAGTCCATATCTGTTGTGGCGATTTAGCTTTAAATTTACATCCTCAAATAGCAAACTGCTTGCAAATCTTTGAGTAAGTCCCCTAACTTCTAACATTATTTTTCCTTGAATTTATTTTTTGCGATTTTGCCTAAAATTTGATTAAAAAGCCATTTTTGCTACTTTAGCCTAAAATGACCTGTGATCTTGTAGCTATAAAGTATGTTTTCTTCTTGCACGCCAGAGCCGATATTGTGGATGACAAGCGGTATTTGGCCTTCAAATTTATCTGAGATCACGCCAATGTGAGGTAAATTTCTTGGCAGCATCCATGTGACGATATCCCCCGGCAAAAATTTATCATCGCTCACCTCAAAACCTTTTCTTTTTAGATAGGTAGCGATGTTTAAAACACGCCTGTGATCAATGTTTTTATCAGCCTTTTTAAGTCCCCACCTTTTAGGATAACTTACGAAATTTATACTCATATCTTCAAAAATGAGTCTTTGCAGATCCATATCCTGATGCCGTAGCGCCCTTACCACAACGTCGGTGCAAACGCCCTTTTTGATATCCACGTCGCCCATTGGGTAGGCGAGCCTTTCGTAGCTTGGATCGTAACTTAGCGTCACGCCGATCTGCGACCTAGCGTCATTTACAAATTTGCTCGCCGAAAAGGCAAAAATTTGCGTGGCAAAAAGAGCCAAAAGTAGAAATTTCTTCATTTTCTACTTTAAAAGCATAGTTTTTAGGATACGTTTTCCTATCTCAACGCCTGGCTGATCGTAGGTGTTGATGCCTAGCATGATACCAGTGGCCGAGGTTAGTAGCTCGTAATAAAAAATGAGCCAGCCAGTATGAAACTCATCAAGCCTCTCAAGCGTGATAGTATCGACACTTATGCCCTCTTGCACTAGCGCCATAGCTGTCGCGTCGCATTGCAAATTTATAAGCTCATTTAGGCTTAGACCCGCTACAAAATCGCACTCTTCAAGCCCTTTTAGGCTTAAATTTGGGATAGCCTTGTCGCTTGCGTGATCTTTTATCTTTATAAATGTCACGCTCTTATCTTTTACGCCGTCCATGATAAGCTGCAAAAAGCTGTGTTGATCGCGGCTACCAACAAGTCCAACTGGCGTAAGGCCGACCCTTTTATAGCCTCTTTTTTTACCAAGGCTCTCTGCCCAAAGCTGCACGTACCAGTCATTAAATTCAAAAAATCTATCGCAGTAGCTAAAAATGACATTTATACTGGCATTTCTGCTAGTGGCGTAGTGGTAGGCCTTAGCGATGATAGAGCTATCTTTTTGCTCGATGTATTGCTTCTTGCAAGCAAGTGCGCCCTCCAAAAGTGCCTTTATATCGTAGCCACAGATACCAAGAGGCACAAGACCGATCGCACTTAGCACGCTAAATCTTCCGCCAACATTTTTTGGGATGTTAAAAAATTTAATGTCATTTTCTTTGGCAAAATTTTCTAAATTTGTGCCTGGATCAGTTATGATGAGGAAATTTTTGCCTAAATTTTGAGGCTTAAAGTCATCAAGCAAGCACTTAAAAATAGTGATCGTCTCGATCGTATTGCCTGATTTTGAGCTTATTATAAAAAGTGTCTCGTCAAATTTCACCCCATCAAGCGTGCTTTTGTAGCTGCAAGGATCGACGTTATCTAAAAACAAAAGCTCTCTTTTTATCCCCTTTGTGCCATCAAGCATTGATTTTAGCGCCTTTACGCCAAGACTGCTGCCACCAATGCCAACAAGTACTACATTTTTGATATGAGCTAGCCCCTTTTCATACTCTTCTATCTCGCCAAGCAAATTTTGCCCAAGAGCTGGCAGGTGGTAGTAGCCTATCTCGCCGCTTTCGTACTCGTCGTTTATGCGTTTGGCGTAGGAGCCAATAACCTCGCTGCTTGCAAAGTTAAATTTAAATGAAGTTTCTATCATTTACTGCGCTCGTAAAAGAAATTTGTAGCCTCGACAAAGCCGTCGATACTGCCGCAGTCAAACCTCTTGCCCTTAAATTTATAAGCTAGTACCATGCCATCTTTTGCCTGCGTTTTTAGCGCGTCCGTGATCTGAATTTCGCCGTTTTTACCTGGTTTTGTTCGCTCTAAGATGTTAAAAATATCTGGCGTTAGGATGTAGCGGCCAATTATCGCTAAATTTGTCGGAGCCTCGGCAGGATCAGGCTTTTCAACCATATCATCGACCATTATGAGATCATCTTCTATAAACCTACCGCTTACGACGCCATAAGACTTAGTCTGCTCTTTTGGCACCTCCATCACCGCAACGACGCTGCAGCGATACTTTTCATAAATTTTAACCATTTGCGAAAGCACGCCCTCGCCATTTTCATTTATACATAGATCATCTGCCAAAATAACCCCAAAAGCTTCATCTCGAACTAGCGTTTTACCCGTATAAATGGCGTGTCCAAGCCCTTTCATAGCATTTTGCCTAGTAAATGAAAATGTGCATGAGCTCATTAAATTTCTAACTTCGCTTAGTAGTGACTCTTTTGAACTGCCTGCGATCTCTTTTTCTAGCTCGTAGCTAATGTCAAAATAGTCCTCAAGCGCCCTTTTTCCGCGTCCTGTGACAAATGCCATATTATCCATGCCAGCCTCAAGCGCCTCATCAACGCCGTAGTGAATGAGCGGTTTTGTAAGTATTGGCAACATCTCTTTTGGGAGCGATTTTGTAGCTGGTAAAAACCTCGTTCCGTATCCAGCCGCTGGAAATAGGCAAGTTTGTATCATTTTAGTCCTTCATGAAAAATTGCAAAATTCTACTATCTTTTCCTTAATAATATAAATTTCTCTGAATTTACAAGGCTTTAATTAGCAAATTGATAAGATTTTTAAAATTTAAGTAAAAGAGCAAATTTGCAGACAATTGATAGGATTTTTAAAGCCCAGCTTGATATAAAAAAGTCAAATTTTTTAGCATTTTTGTGCCCGATAAGCGAATTTAAAAGCTTGCATAAACGCCTAAAAGAGGAGCATTTTAAGGCTGTTCACGTAGTTTGGGCGACAAGAGAGCTAAACAAATACGGGCAAATTGTCGAAAATCAAAGCGACGATGGC encodes:
- the galU gene encoding UTP--glucose-1-phosphate uridylyltransferase GalU, whose protein sequence is MIQTCLFPAAGYGTRFLPATKSLPKEMLPILTKPLIHYGVDEALEAGMDNMAFVTGRGKRALEDYFDISYELEKEIAGSSKESLLSEVRNLMSSCTFSFTRQNAMKGLGHAIYTGKTLVRDEAFGVILADDLCINENGEGVLSQMVKIYEKYRCSVVAVMEVPKEQTKSYGVVSGRFIEDDLIMVDDMVEKPDPAEAPTNLAIIGRYILTPDIFNILERTKPGKNGEIQITDALKTQAKDGMVLAYKFKGKRFDCGSIDGFVEATNFFYERSK
- a CDS encoding DUF1287 domain-containing protein, with amino-acid sequence MKKFLLLALFATQIFAFSASKFVNDARSQIGVTLSYDPSYERLAYPMGDVDIKKGVCTDVVVRALRHQDMDLQRLIFEDMSINFVSYPKRWGLKKADKNIDHRRVLNIATYLKRKGFEVSDDKFLPGDIVTWMLPRNLPHIGVISDKFEGQIPLVIHNIGSGVQEENILYSYKITGHFRLK
- a CDS encoding glucose-6-phosphate isomerase, producing MIETSFKFNFASSEVIGSYAKRINDEYESGEIGYYHLPALGQNLLGEIEEYEKGLAHIKNVVLVGIGGSSLGVKALKSMLDGTKGIKRELLFLDNVDPCSYKSTLDGVKFDETLFIISSKSGNTIETITIFKCLLDDFKPQNLGKNFLIITDPGTNLENFAKENDIKFFNIPKNVGGRFSVLSAIGLVPLGICGYDIKALLEGALACKKQYIEQKDSSIIAKAYHYATSRNASINVIFSYCDRFFEFNDWYVQLWAESLGKKRGYKRVGLTPVGLVGSRDQHSFLQLIMDGVKDKSVTFIKIKDHASDKAIPNLSLKGLEECDFVAGLSLNELINLQCDATAMALVQEGISVDTITLERLDEFHTGWLIFYYELLTSATGIMLGINTYDQPGVEIGKRILKTMLLK